The Neoarius graeffei isolate fNeoGra1 chromosome 7, fNeoGra1.pri, whole genome shotgun sequence genome includes a region encoding these proteins:
- the rnaset2 gene encoding ribonuclease T2, which yields MKTSHLIILCLMYCGSVLLTSTHSISMKDWTKLILTHHWPQTFCSMEKCTANFSYWTLHGLWPNSGAECNTSWHFNASLIQDLLPEMKTFWPNLLNPESAVFWKHEWTKHGTCAAKAEALDTQHKYFGKALELYRKLDLNGVLKKSDIIPSENYYKLTDVEGSISNSYGVIPKIQCVSHKKESEFQMLGQIEICFDKQFQLIDCEKNTEKLQSRESLKFFFDGHPGFSVCDASVPVYYPPLRSSLQTPGFL from the exons ATGAAGACATCCCATCTCATCATCCTGTGTCTTATGTACTGTGGATCTgtccttctgacatcaacccaTAGCATTTCTAT GAAAGACTGGACTAAACTCATCCTGACTCACCACTGGCCACAAACATTTTGCAGT ATGGAAAAATGCACTGCAAACTTTAGTTACTGGACCCTACATGGATTATG GCCTAACAGCGGTGCTGAATGTAACACATCCTGGCATTTCAATGCAAGTTTGATTCAG GACCTGCTCCCAGAAATGAAGACATTTTGGCCAAATCTTCTTAATCCTGAATCTGCAGTGTTCTG GAAGCATGAATGGACAAAGCATGGGACGTGTGCTGCTAAAGCAGAGGCCTTGGACACTCAGCACAAATACTTCGGCAAAGCCCTGGAACTTTACCGCAAGCTGGACCTTAATGG TGTTTTAAAGAAGAGCGATATCATTCCTTCTGAAAACTACTACAAG CTAACAGATGTGGAAGGAAGCATCAGCAATTCGTATGGCGTAATCCCAAAAATTCAGTGCGTTTCCCACAAAAAG GAAAGCGAGTTCCAGATGTTGGGCCAAATAGAGATCTGTTTTGATAAGCAGTTTCAACTTATCGACTGTGAAAAGAACACAGAGAAGCTTCAGAGCCGAGAAAGTCTGAAGTTTTTCTTCGACGGACACCCAGGATTCAGTGTGTGCGATGCCTCTGTGCCAGTCTACTATCCTCCACTAAGAAGCTCACTGCAGACACCAGGCTTTCTTTAA